A window from Corynebacterium singulare encodes these proteins:
- a CDS encoding UDP-glucose dehydrogenase family protein, whose translation MRMTVIGTGYLGATHAACMAELGHEVLGVDVDEKKIEALKNGRVPFYEPGLPEVLERNIESGRLDFSTSYDDAAEFANLHFLGVGTPQAHGSYAADLTYVKSVITELVPRLKGEHVIFGKSTVPVGTAAELQQMANDLAPEGTSVEIAWNPEFLREGYAVKDTITPDRIVLGVRAGESRAEELAREVYAQPLAQNTPFIVTDLQTAELVKVSANAFLATKISFINAVSEICEIAGADVVKLADAIGHDERIGRKFLGAGLGFGGGCLPKDIRAFMARAGELGADQALTFLREVDAINMRRRDRVVDLAKNAFDGSLLGHRVTVLGCAFKPNSDDVRDSPALAVAGSLSLAGAAVTVFDPEGMENAKKVFPTLNYAPTADASLKDSELVILATEWQEFRDLDPEAAGELVARRHIIDGRNVLNVDAWRAAGWTVDALGRVLPA comes from the coding sequence ATGCGTATGACTGTTATTGGTACCGGCTACCTGGGTGCGACGCACGCCGCCTGTATGGCGGAGCTTGGCCACGAGGTACTCGGTGTAGATGTAGATGAAAAGAAGATTGAGGCGTTGAAGAACGGCCGCGTGCCGTTCTACGAGCCTGGTTTGCCGGAGGTTCTCGAGCGCAACATCGAGTCCGGTCGCTTGGATTTTTCCACCAGCTATGACGACGCCGCGGAGTTCGCCAACCTGCACTTCCTCGGTGTGGGCACCCCGCAGGCCCATGGCTCTTATGCAGCGGACCTGACTTATGTTAAGTCGGTCATCACCGAGCTGGTTCCGCGTCTCAAGGGCGAGCACGTCATCTTCGGTAAGTCCACCGTCCCGGTGGGCACCGCGGCGGAGCTGCAGCAGATGGCTAATGACCTCGCCCCGGAGGGTACCAGCGTGGAAATCGCGTGGAACCCGGAGTTCCTCCGCGAGGGCTACGCCGTCAAGGACACCATCACCCCGGACCGTATCGTCTTGGGCGTCCGCGCGGGTGAAAGCCGAGCCGAAGAGCTTGCCCGCGAGGTCTACGCCCAGCCACTGGCGCAGAACACCCCATTCATCGTGACGGACCTGCAGACCGCTGAGCTGGTCAAGGTCTCTGCCAATGCTTTTCTCGCCACCAAGATTTCCTTCATCAACGCCGTGTCCGAAATCTGCGAGATTGCCGGCGCTGATGTAGTCAAGCTTGCCGACGCCATCGGCCACGACGAGCGCATCGGCCGCAAGTTCCTCGGCGCTGGCCTGGGTTTTGGCGGCGGCTGCCTGCCTAAGGACATCCGCGCCTTCATGGCCCGCGCCGGCGAGCTTGGCGCCGACCAAGCTCTGACCTTCCTCCGCGAGGTCGACGCCATCAACATGCGCCGCCGCGACCGCGTGGTGGACCTGGCCAAGAACGCCTTCGACGGCTCCCTCTTGGGCCACCGCGTCACCGTGCTGGGCTGCGCCTTCAAGCCGAACTCCGATGACGTCCGCGATTCCCCGGCCCTCGCCGTCGCCGGTTCGCTTTCGCTGGCCGGTGCCGCCGTGACGGTCTTCGACCCGGAGGGTATGGAGAACGCCAAGAAGGTTTTCCCCACCCTCAACTATGCGCCGACTGCCGACGCCTCCCTCAAGGACTCCGAGCTCGTCATCCTAGCCACCGAGTGGCAGGAATTCCGTGACCTCGACCCCGAAGCCGCAGGTGAGCTCGTTGCCCGCCGCCACATCATCGATGGCCGTAACGTGCTCAACGTCGATGCTTGGCGCGCGGCCGGCTGGACTGTCGACGCCCTCGGCCGCGTCCTTCCGGCATAG